In Nematostella vectensis chromosome 3, jaNemVect1.1, whole genome shotgun sequence, the genomic window CGAAAATCGCGCCGAAAATGAGTCTTCTGTAGGGAACATAGTATATaagctgtttagccaaaacaacctcggcgcGCCACCTTAACTACAAATTGCAAGATGCTTTCATCAGGTAATTCCCTTACTTATACTGGTGACTCCCGTGGCTGCGTCGTCTGTTTGGAGTATATGATCGGTATTCACGCCCAGATCTTTGAAGTTTTGTATCGTATCATCGCCAAACTTATCTTTGCCGACCATAGCTACCATAGCGACCTTTGCACCCAGCTTTGAGGCCATGCAGCACTGGTTAGCCGCCTTCCCCCCGAAATCCATCTGGAATTTGGTCGCATGAATTGTCTCGCCTCTTTTTGGAAGTCTAGGGATGTACCACAACATGTCCACAAAACACGATCCCACCACAACTATTTCAAATTTCCCTCTCTCGCTGCACACGATGGCCTCTTCAGTGACACTCTGGACATCTCCAGACATGTTTTGAATGATTCCTTCTTCAATCTACACTTCACCAAAACAGAATCTGCACATAGAGAACGATGGCCTTAATTAAGGGAAGGTTGGTAATCTGTTTATAGCTCGCCAGAGTCTTAATTTGCTGCTTTTAACAGAAAGGCCGGAAAACCACTTCTTCTTCCGCCATTTTTAATTCCAATTGAACTTCttgcgggggaggggtactaTTGCGTAAATGTGTACCCCTATCTTTTGAATTCAGTTTGTTCAACCAAACTAGAATAGAAACACAAGTCATTTTGAGTTATGATCTACCCCTGATATGTTGTTTTCGAGTCGAAGAAAGCTCTTAATTAATTAGAATGAAATCTATAATAAATCTTTGATCTACCTACCCCTCCTTGTTAGAATTTACGTACACAAAGGCCACCGCTGACCACGTATACAGACAAAACACGTTTCGTGTCTTTTTCAAAATGGAGTGAACTTCTGCCGCAAATTCAATAACAATTTACATCGAAAAAGCCTATTTTTAGGGCAAATTAGCCCATTAAGCGTCTGCGATCCGTCCATTGAACTTCTATCATGTAATTGAGGCCAGAAGGGAATGGAAATGGTCGCCGACGTGAATGTATTTCAAGACCAGCTTGGTCGGGGTAAAAAACCGAGCGTAACACCGAATCGCATTCTTACTCATGTAGTAGAGGGATTTGTCATCCAAGAAAGCAACTTCCCATTCACGGTGAGTTATAACAATTGTGTTGATTGCAATAACAGCGTTTATAACAGAGTGCGTGGAATGTGTGTAGTAAGTTTTGATTTGAATGACACTAAGTTGCCTACTTGTATGCACTTTTTTTACCCGGATGCAACTGAAAATTCCGTTCAACGAAAACAGCTGTTTTAACCTTGTCATGTTATATCCATGTAAGCATTTAAGCAGCAAGCAATATTTGCCATTATCATAGGTCAAAGTTCTACAGTGTACCGTAGGATATACTGTAGCCTGTTTAGATTGTGTGAtcttttttgtgtatttttaaCCTTCGCCTGCTAATGTAGCTTGCTCTTATTAGGGTTTATTCTGAAAGATCTTGTTTTCAAACAAGTGTAAGCAATGGCTCACTGGGGCCAGCCATACACAGAAACAAGAGTCAGTTGCAAAACCCCCTGGCTGGGCTTTGACCTCAACCAGAGGTGTCCTGTCAAAATCTACAATAGGCAATATTGATCCATTGTAACAAGAGTTAGAAAAGTATTTGTGCTCACGGGGCTCCATAGGTTAAAGTATGGTATAGCTATgtgacttggtttttgtggtcattgtGCAGGTACCATATGTGTCACAAAGCTAACATCATATCATAATAAATTGAACACATGCAAGATTTCAATAAAGCATTTGGTATAAACGTGTTATTTTATTAAGCAAAAAAGCTTTTCAAGAACTTTCGCATATATTCACCACATCTAGTAGTTGTGTATATGAACTAGTGTGGGAGGAAGCGACCAGAGCCATGTGGCATACTTGGCGTGATTTTGCAGTAGTTCAGCATTAAGCCCTGGCCAAACAAAATGCAAGTTGTCACAAGTTTTGACTTGCGCTAACTTGCGATGAGGTGGCCAAACGAAAAGTTTTGCTGGCAGTTGGCTGTTTTGGGCTTCAGCACATGCTGATGACACAACCACTAGGGCGCACTGCTCACAAAAACTAGCGCACACAAacaaactaataaaaaaagtagaaaatTGGCATAAAATTAAATGAATcctctcaataatacaagAGTTAGAGGCAAATGGtctaagatatttttttacttaaaatgaaaaatgttCAATTTACTTGCGGGGACTCGCATTCACTTGCGTTGGGTGGCCAAACAAAAGGCAAGTTGGCAAACTTGCGTTCAAAATTtgaacatgttcaaattcGACGCAAGTCAACGCAAGTGGACGTAAGTCAATGTAATTTGGTGGCCAAATGAAATGCAAGCTATCTTAAAACTTGTGACAACTTGCAAAACTTGTTCAACTTGGTTGTTGAACGTGATGAGGCACATCAATTTAAGTTCTTGCTTAATGAAATTTGCTTTCTGTTTTTTCTCCTTTGTGATCTATTACCCTTTAAATGCAATCACAGTTCGAAATACCACACAAATTCAAGCGAATACTCAcatgacaagaacttttgTCAATATATTTGTAATTTAAAGTATAAATGTTACAGAAGTACAGTAATTTTTAATTACTGTACTTTTAGACGATAATGTAATGGCAACATGCCATTTATGATGTTGTTATTCTGTCGTTTTGTTGTTGGTGATAATATAAGGTGAAAAATGACAGTCACCAGTTTCCCCTTATCAGCTTGATATATTTATGCCTCCCAAAACTAAGATACTATATCAACTTCAATGATGGTTACTGATTTGTAaagatttcattttatttacttCTTTTTTGCATTTCATGCCCCCAggcagatgatgatgatgacgactaCGATCCATTACGAAACAGGAGTCATGACCAGAATGGGGACATTGAAATGGATATGGAGGGAGAAGGTATGTCATGAGTAGAATGGGGGCATTGATATGGATATGGAGGGAGAAGGTATGTCATGAGTAGAATGGGGACATTGAAATGGATATGGAGGGAGAAGGTATGTCATGAGTAGAATGGGGACATTGATATGGATATGAAGAGAGAAGGTATGTCATGAGTAGAATGGGGACATTTATATGGATATGGAGGGAGAAGGTATGTCATGAGTAAAATGGGGACATTGATGTGGATATGGAGGGAGATGGTATGTCATAAGTAGAATGGGGACATTGATATGGATATGGAGGGAGAAGGTATGTCATAAGTAGAATGGGGACATTGATATGGATATGGAGGGAGAAGGTATGTCATGAGTAGAATAGGGACATTGATATGGATATGGAGGGAGAAGGTATGTCATAAGTAGAATGGGGACATTGAAATGGATATGAAGGGAGAAGGTATGTTATGAGTAGAATGGGGACATTGAAATGGATACATTTCAATAAGTAGAATAGGGACATTGATATCGATGCAGAGGGAGAAGGTATGTCATGGATAGAATGGGGGCATTGATATGGATATGGAGGGAGAATGTATGTCATGAGTAGAATGGGGACATTGATATGGATATGGGGGGAGAAGGTATGTCATGAGTAGAATGGGGACATTGATATGGATATGGTGGGAAAAGGTATGTCATGAATAGAATGGGGACATTGAAATGGATATGGAGGAAGAAAGTATGTCATAACCAGAATGGGGACATTGATATGGATATTGAGGGAGAAGGTATGTCATAAGTAGAATGGGGACATTGGTATGGATATGGAAGGAGAAGGTATGTCATGGATAGAATGGGGGCATTGATATGGATATGGAGGGATAATGTATGTCATGAGTAGAATGGGGACATTGATATGGATATGGAGGGAGAAGGTATGTCACGAGTAGAATAGGGACATTGATATGGATATGGAGGGAGAAGGTATGTCATGAATAGAATGGGGACATTGAAATGGATATGGAGGAAGAAAGTATGTCATGACCAGAATGGGGACATTGATATGGATATTGAGGGAGAAGGTATGTCATAAGTAGAATGGGAACATTGGTATGGATATGGAAGGAGAAGGTATGTCATGGGTAGAATGGGGACATTGATATGGATGGAGGGAGATGGTATATCATGAGTAGAATAGGGACATTGATATCGATACGGAGGGAGAAGGTATGTCATAAGTAGAATGGGGACATTGGTATGGATATGGAAGGAGAAGGTATGTCATGGATAGAATGGGGGCATTGATATGGATATGGAGGGATAATGTATGTCATGAGTAGAATGGGGACATTGATATGGATATGGAGGGAGATGGTATACCATGAGTAGAATGGGGACATTGATATGGATATGGAGGGAGAAGGTATGTCATGAGTAGAATGGGGACATTGATATGGATATGGAAGGAGAAGGTATGTCATGAGTAGAATGGGGACATTGATATGGATATGGAGGGAGATGGTATACCATGAGTAGAATGGGGACATTGATATGGATATGGAGGGAGAAGGTATGTCATGAGTAGAATGGGGACATTGGTATGGATATGGAAGGAGAAGGTATGTCATGGGTAGAATGGGGGCATTGATATGGATATGGATGGAGAAGGTATGTCATGAGTAGAATGGGGACATTGAAATGGATATGGTGGAAGAAAGTATGTCATGACCAGAATGGGGACATTGATATGGATATTGAGGGAGAAGGTATGTAATAAGTAGAATAGGGACATTGATATCGATGCGGAGGGAGAAGGTATGTCATGGATAGAATGGGGGCATTGATATGGATATGGAGGGAGAATGTATGTCATGAGTAGAATGGGGACATTGATATGGATATGGGGGGAGAAGGTATGTCATGAGTAGAATGGGGACATTGATATGGATATGGTGGGAAAAGGTATGTCATGAATAGAATGGGGACATTGAAATGGATATGGAGGAAGAAAGTATGGGGACATTGATATGGATATGAAGGCAGAAGGTATGTCATGAGTAGAATGGGGACATTGATATGGATATGGAGGGAGAAGGTATGTCATGAGTAGAATGGGGACATTGATATGGATATGGAGGGAGATGGTATGTCATGAGTAGAATGAGGGCATTGATATGGATATGGATGGAGAAGGTATGTCATGAGTAGAATGGGGACATTGATATGGATATGGAGGAAGAAGGTATGTCATGAGTAGAATGGGGACATTGATATGGATATGAAGAAAGAAGGTATGTCATGAGTAGAATAGGGACATTGATATGGATATGGAGGGAGATGGTATGTCATGACCAGAATGAGGACATTGGTATGGATATGGAGGAAGAAGGTATGTCATGAGTAGAATGGGGACATTGATATGGATATGAAGAGAGAAGGTATGTCATGAGTAGAATAGGAACATTGATATGGATATTGAGGGAGAAGGTATGTCATGACCAGAATGGGGACATTGAAATGGATATGGAGGGAGAAGGTATGTCATGAGTAGAATGGGGACATTGATATGGATACGGAGGGAGATGGTATGTCATGAGTAGAATGGGGACATTGATATGGATATGGAGGGAGAAGGTATGTCATGAGTAGAATAGGGACATTGGTATGGATGGAGGGAGATGGTATATCATGAGAAGAATAGGGACATTGATATCGATATGGAGGGAGAAGGTATGTCATGGATAGAATGGGGGCATTGATATGGATATGGAGGGAGAATGTATGTCATGAGTAGAATGGGGACATTGATATGGATATGGATGGAGAAGGTATGTCATGAGTAGAATAGGGACATTGATATGGATATTGAGGAAGAAGGTATGTCATGACCAGAATTCGGACATTGATATGGTATGTCATGAGTAGAATGGGGACATTGATATGGATATGGAGGGAGAAGGTATGTCATGAGTAGATTGGGACATTGATATGGATATGGAGGGAGAAGGTATGTCATGAGTAGAATGGGGACATTGATATGGATATGGAGGGAGAAGGTATGTCATGAATAGAATGGGGACATTGATATGGATATGGAGGGGAAAGGTATGTCATGAGTAGAATAGGGACATTGATATGGATATGAAGGAAGAAGGTATGTCATGACCAGAATTCGGACATTGATATGGTATGTCATGAGTAGAATGGGGACATTGATATGGATATGGAGGGAGAAGGTATGTCATGAGTAGAATGGGGACATTGATATGGATATGGAGGGGAAAGGTATGTCATGAGTAGAATGGGGACATCGATATGGATGGGAGGGAGATGGAGGGAGATGGTATGTGTTCGTGTTGGTTTGAACACGGGCTAAACTGAAGGATAATTTGACTCTGAAATGAAGTCTtatgtcttgttagtgttgaataagcATGTATTCCTCTTTTGATTGTATGTTTTTGCCGTGGTTTTGCTCCTGCAGCGAGCTCTGCCCCTATGCGCTTGTTACCTTTCAAACAACAGGCTGTGTAACCACTGTCACCTTGTAAATGAGTACCTCGACCATCTCGCCAGCGCATTTTTTCTCTTCCCCATTATAAAATAACAGGGCAAAAGAAGCCCTTTCCATTGTTCTCTCATCTGCTTGTTTTCTTACCCCTTACTTGACATGTTACTAGGGACAGTGATGATGGATACAACCTTATCTAAACAAATCtaaccaccatcatcctcAGCTGGGATTGCTTTGGAGTCACATTATCCTATAGCCTGTGGTTTAAGGATGAAAATATACCTATATGAAGATAAATGAAAATAGTTTTACTCACTGAAGAGATTATATTGGTTTTCTCTCCCCAtttcttttctaaaaaaatgttataaagtaGAAAAGTAGAATACctgtttattaaaaaatattttaggtTTCGGTGTTGAAAACTTTCTTTGAAAAGATGCAAGAGgtacataattttttttttttaattttaaatacttttttaatagtttttttttgtacccAGTTTAATTATTGAATAACCTCCATCTAAATACCAAGAATGCGTTAAATTTTAGAAAGCCCTCTGAGTAATGATGAAAGCTTTGATAATGTCTTCCTGGAAACCTCCTCTGTACCTGGACATTGTGAGCAGTGTGGTTGTGCCACAGAGGTGCACCATCAGCGAGGACCAAGGCGGTTCTGCTCCACATCTTGCGCTCGTCGATACAGTGTAAGCTGCTCCCGCAAAATGTTGGCCTACCGTGCAAGGATGAAAAATGCAAGAAACAGGCACCACATAAGCAACCGGTCCGCTACTGGGACCTCATCACATCGCAAGAATGTGCAAACATCTCCACAACCACCAACTCAGGTGAGAGGGTATTTCTTACCCTTTATTTGTACCATTAAATTGCACTTAAGTCAGAGAGATTGGTATTTTAAATACTGCACATCACTGCTTACTTAGTACTTGTTACCACCCACTCAGGTGAGAGGGCATTTCTGACCCTATTATGTGTACCATTTAATTGCACTTAAGTCATAGAGATTGGTAGTATAAATACTGCAACTGCTTACTTAGTATTTGTTAACCTTTCTGTGTGTAAAATGATAAGCTCAGGTGAGGGAGAGATTGGAAGCAGAACTACTAAGTATTTCTCACCCTAACTGTGTGCCAAATGTTAAACTCAAGGAGGGGGGAGAGCTTTGTGGCAAAAAAATGAACATACCTTATTCAGGAAAAAGAACATATCAGACCTTTTTCACTAAACAATGTTTATCAAATGTGTGTCCCCGAAGTGTGTATAATACTGTAGGGATTATGTCCTTAGTATGTTCTTAGTTTATTTCCATCTGTTTCTGAGcaatataattatatttagtatataaaactcgAGGCCCTACAAAGAACAAGGGATTTGGTTAGTTGAAAAACTcgggataaaatgcaatatacacctCCTAGGAAGTGGATATTTTCCTGCGCCCCGAAAGGCAAAATGGCGGGTGTAACAGCCGATTTGCAAGTGTTTCCGAAAAGTTCAAACATTGTATTACCCATGAGCAGTATTTTAACAAACTACTTCCTTCTATCTAAATGACTTGTGAAACCATTCGAGCGGGCACTCGCCGCATTCCACCGTGCACTGGTGGCTAAGCGAATGGGAACGCTATATCCGCTATAACAATTTCACACAAATTCGAAAGTCGTGAAGCCGGACTAATACAAAAACGTGAAGGATTTCATAATTGTGAAGGATTTAataatcgtgaaggatttcataatcgtgaaggatttccaAATCGTGAAGGACTTTCaaaaatcgtgaacgatttcgaaattgtgaaggattttaaaaatcgtgaacgatttcgaaatcgtgaaggattttcaaaatcgtgaacgatttcgaaatcgtgaaggattttcaaAATCGTTCACGATGGCCCAGGACGGTGAAATGATCCGctcgttttatatactaaaacaattataccatttccatttcgGCCGATCGtggctttaaaaatatctacCTCGAGCCTTTCGCTCTTGGGAGATATTTCGCCACCATCcacctcaatggaaatggtataattgttaaatattctATATTTAATAACAATTAGTATGTTTGGTTACGTTCACAGGTATATGAGCCTTCATATGGTATTCCATCTGTCGCTAACGCTTGTGTACAGGTCAACGAATTTGGTAAGTTGTTATTACACTCCAGGGTACGGCCTCTAAGTGATATCACTAGTTTGAATCACAATAAGcctaaataataataataataataataataataataataataataataataataataataataataataataataataataataataataatttaatatagCATTATAAAAATCTCAATGCTTTACAAACATCCTTCTCTATTCTACTCAATAATTTAGCTAAAACTCTATCTTACACATaactgatatatatatatatatatatatatatatatatatatatatatatcttaatACTAATACTTATGATAATATTTCTAATGGTTAAAAACTAATCAATTGTTGTAGTGCTTACAAAATAAGTACGTCTTTAAAGACGATTTAAATTTGCTGAGACAGTCGGTGTTTCTAATGtgtagggggagggagttccATAATTTAGCTGCAAAGTTTGAAAAAGATCTGTCCCCATAAGTTTTTGTTCGTGATTTAGGAATGACGAGAAGGTTCTTGTTAGCAGATCTAAGGGATCGAGATGGCGTATACGGTGTTAAGAGTTCAGTGATATATTCAGGAGCCTGGTTGTGGAGAGCTTTATGTGTGATTGTAAGAATTTTAAAGTCTATTCTAGAAGCAACAGGTAGCCAGTGAAGTTCCTTAAGAATGGGTGTAATGGCGTCCCTCTTCTTAGCACCAACGATTAGTCTTGCGGCACAGTTCTGAACACGCTGTAGTTtggctatttctttttcttggagTCCAGACAGAAGACTATTACAGGCATCTAGTTTTGAAGTTATGAAAGCAAGTCGCGTTTTGAAGTTATGAAAGCAAATATGACTGCATCATTAGTTATAGTTATTTAATACTTCACTTCATAGCCTTGAGTGATGTGATATTGTGTGATACTGTGATCAGAGTCCAGTAGAAACTCCAAATAGAGCCCTGTTAACTTTAATATATCCCACACTAAGTAGACAAGCACTGAAAACACCACATTCGTTCATGGAGGTAGAAATACTTTATTACACgtaattttcgcgacgtcgAAATTTAAAGGTTTTGAAATGCCAATATTTTGCGACGCTTGATTTCCGTGATTTCTGTATTTTAGTAAAAACAGGCCGCATTGCTTTCGTGATTTCAGTATTTTAGTAAAAACAAGTCGCGTTATTTTCGTGATCTTGGGACAGTATAATCACGAAAAAACAGTGGGATTGAATAGTGCTATGATCATCAAAACCGAAGCAAAAAGAGTAATGCACTACTTATTTAATTAATTGACTTATTTATAAAGCTTCAAGTGTAACCcttgacaataaaaaaaaggacatAACGTCAACaacaaatgaaagaaaaaatggaaaaaaatggaTGTAATTATTAATAGTACTTACTCTAAATGCCTAATAGCAACAGGATGGTTGCGCAAGAATACTCCTAGCGCGGCACCACTTAGGAGAAACAGATTTCCACGTAATTGCATTTTCAGCATTGAAGGTAGTTGTTTTGAGGGCCCAGCTATATCTGACTGCTAGTTTGTCATTTAAAGAGAGTAAGGATGACGTGGTGCGTATATCTACAGGGAGTGTATTTCAATGGAAAacgaattttaaaataacttaGTTTTACAGGATGGCTATACAAGGGTTGCTCCTGTGACGGGACGATCTTGATAAAGGAATATTATAGAGTCCATTCAGgcatttatatataaaaacaaGGTCCTTTATTTGGTGCCAGTAATATGTAAAATCCAACAATAACTCCGACATAAGTTTTGGCAAGGTAATAATATTTCAAAGTCACTGTGTACTCTCTTAGTTTTCGCTCATACCAATTTTTGGGACACTTTTTTTTCGTGcatctttattttcgcgaatttttaaaaactgtgaaatttaagtgacgcgaaaataagGTATCCAAAAGTCCATCCTCAGTAATATACAGTAGGAACATACTATTTTCTGGGGTCACACCTTGTAAGAATCAAAGGCGGTTTTCAAAAAGCTTTAATTTACAAATAAGACTTTAGTGTCAACTGGGAGACTGTTCAAAAGCAGAAGAATGCGGTTGAATTATGAATCCCGAAAAAGTGATATCCCTGAATTTTTGGAGATATATATAGAAAATATAAGTATTTTTGAATACTTTAAAGAAGTTCGCTTCTATAGAGATATATTTGATTCTCCTGCAAAACAGCAAAACTTCCTAAAAGCCTAAATACACTATTTTCTTATCACAAAGACTGGTAGTTGGGTAAACACATCTCCTCCTGACTTGAAACAATCCATGGTTTCAGATAGGAAAAAAACGTGCCAAAAACGTGCCTTCAAAACAGTGCTGTCTTTTACGATTCCTCTTGAAAATATTTAACGTATTTTAAATGCATTTGCCAGTTTATTGTGTATATCGTGACCAAATTTGTGCAATAAGATTGCTAATAGGTTTGGGTAAGACTTAAAGTCTGTAGTCCTAGGTAACAGTATGCCTATCACCGGCATTTGCCATCAATATTCAAATTCTCCGTTTAGAAATGATATCATTTAATGACTCTCAAATGCACAGCACATCTCTTCCAAGCTACATCGTCTGTTTATCGTATCGAAGCAGTCATTTGTGATAAGTGAAGCCAAATTGCACCAAAGATGGGAAACGAACACGGGAAAAACGCTGTCCCAAAACCAAACCCTAGCCCTAACTCTCCTGTTCAAAATGGGACGTTGAAGCAATCTCTAGAGGACGGTAAAGGTTGGTACGttgtttttagatgtttaCCCAGCATAATTTCCGTAGAGGAATAAGCAAATCAGGTTGTTTTATCTTAAGTATTTAATCGTGATTCTTTTACTTAACATACGCAGAAattgtgttttaaaattgttgttaaatgaaagagagagagggagagagagaTATTTTGAGTGTGCCCGGTGCTACTTTGGTACTACTGGGTCTGTCAATAGTTTTAACTTAAAAGTAAATAGCATCGAAGAACCTGTCTTTGGAAATAAAGTAATAGTATTTTGCACAAAATGTGTCAATTGCTCTTAGAAACTGGCTTGCCATGCTTTTCTGAGATGATTATAGACAACAACAATAGTCAACAATAGAAAGTCGACTTTTTCGTTTCTGTAGTTTTCTTGGTGCACTATTACCTCAATTTCTTTACCTGGAAATTTGATAATCGAGAAAATTCACGAATCGTGAATAAAGTCTTAGCTGTGTTAGTTGCatcttttttagttttttagtCAAACGTGATAAACCACGAAACATCGTGCAAGCTCGACCGCGTGTTTTCCACGTGCTTAACTATACACCTACACAAACGAGGCTCAAAATTATGCACCCCCCCAGTGGGATTGATTTAAATCGCATAGATCTAAAAGACCATCGCCGTGAAATTTATTTAGGTTTTTAATGATAATTCATCCGTTACCTTAGTGAGAAGGAAATCTACGTTGGAAGTCACGCAGCGACGGGGGCAGTCTCGTTTTTAGGTAAAATTCGGTTTGGGGGAGTTTTCTAAAGAATCTAAAACGATCAGTTTTATCTGTTTGAACTTACACGTACGCGATTCTTTACACTTTTTTATGGCTAAACTCATGTGTCTTTTTTATTAACTGTTGGCATGGCTGCTTTTATTTTGCTTGCGTGTAACTCTCACGTGACTCGTTTAACCTTCACGTGTAACGCTTGCATATATTATACCTGGTAGATGAAATGCCAGCGTGCTATGTATTTCGCGTGAAATTCTCGCGTGTGGTGTTGCTCAGGATCATATGTCCAAGTGCTCTTTATTTCTTGTGTAACTCGAGTGTGTGTTTTCTAGATCTCAAGTGGTATGTATTCCCCGTGTAACTCTCGCGTGTAACTCT contains:
- the LOC5509368 gene encoding polyhomeotic-like protein 1 isoform X1; this translates as MEMVADVNVFQDQLGRGKKPSVTPNRILTHVVEGFVIQESNFPFTADDDDDDYDPLRNRSHDQNGDIEMDMEGEESPLSNDESFDNVFLETSSVPGHCEQCGCATEVHHQRGPRRFCSTSCARRYSVSCSRKMLAYRARMKNARNRHHISNRSATGTSSHRKNVQTSPQPPTQVYEPSYGIPSVANACVQVNEFDHMSTCYDWSRNEVEPLWLYEHVEAAKWSIDQVADFIRSLQGCSEHADSFIAEEIDGQALMLLREEHMVVAMKMKLGPALKIVAKVDTMKREAMLREHGTD
- the LOC5509368 gene encoding polyhomeotic-like protein 1 isoform X2, with translation MSRIGTLIWILREKVCHDQNGDIEMDMEGEESPLSNDESFDNVFLETSSVPGHCEQCGCATEVHHQRGPRRFCSTSCARRYSVSCSRKMLAYRARMKNARNRHHISNRSATGTSSHRKNVQTSPQPPTQVYEPSYGIPSVANACVQVNEFDHMSTCYDWSRNEVEPLWLYEHVEAAKWSIDQVADFIRSLQGCSEHADSFIAEEIDGQALMLLREEHMVVAMKMKLGPALKIVAKVDTMKREAMLREHGTD